The following coding sequences lie in one Candidatus Bathyarchaeia archaeon genomic window:
- a CDS encoding MGMT family protein has product MKSKMGFDEEVWALIEMIPRGRVTTYKIIAEKLGSKAYRAVGNACSRNPNAPKVPCHRVVNSDGRVGGYMGRASGAQVERKIRILREEGVEVEDGKILNFERILFRF; this is encoded by the coding sequence TTGAAATCCAAGATGGGGTTCGATGAAGAGGTTTGGGCCCTCATCGAGATGATACCAAGGGGCAGAGTTACGACTTATAAGATAATAGCTGAGAAGTTGGGATCGAAGGCCTATAGGGCCGTTGGAAACGCGTGCAGCAGGAATCCAAACGCTCCGAAGGTCCCCTGCCATAGGGTCGTAAATTCCGATGGTAGGGTGGGGGGTTATATGGGGAGGGCCTCCGGTGCCCAAGTCGAAAGGAAGATCCGGATACTAAGGGAGGAGGGCGTGGAAGTGGAGGATGGCAAGATCCTGAACTTCGAGAGGATCCTATTTAGGTTTTAG
- a CDS encoding deoxyhypusine synthase family protein, which produces MRESNVERFLVGRVEALEVIPNRSIGELLKAMGKTGFQGRRLSEAVDIITEMITDEDVTVLMGYAGSLSVAGQWKIIKWFIEKGYIDVLVPTGANISEDIVEAMGHSYYQLEGGDDPHLFREGYNRYFDLCGVESDYFEMTSLIAEFICDLVDAEGGNPSMSSREFLRRFGEFLNGRGIDCIVSAAYRHGVDIFCPAIVDSPYGDAILMAYGRGRRISIDNAADYIEFMSMAERVRETGVIYIGGGVPKDFIQLFAVTPDLMYDRLEIPGRKGLKRRGVKETFYPHKYAVQITTDSPQWGGLSGATLEEGISWGKELIGGKMVTVYCDATIALPIIAHAIAERLGSR; this is translated from the coding sequence ATGCGCGAATCCAACGTTGAGAGGTTCCTCGTTGGGCGGGTCGAGGCCTTGGAGGTGATCCCGAATAGGAGCATCGGTGAACTCCTCAAGGCCATGGGGAAGACCGGGTTCCAGGGCAGGAGGCTTTCCGAGGCCGTTGATATCATAACGGAGATGATAACCGATGAGGACGTCACCGTCCTGATGGGATATGCCGGGAGCCTCTCCGTGGCGGGGCAGTGGAAGATAATAAAGTGGTTCATCGAGAAGGGATACATAGATGTGCTCGTCCCGACCGGGGCGAATATATCGGAGGATATAGTGGAGGCCATGGGCCATAGCTATTATCAGCTGGAGGGCGGGGACGATCCACATCTCTTCAGGGAGGGGTATAATAGATACTTCGATCTTTGCGGGGTCGAATCGGATTACTTCGAAATGACTAGCCTTATCGCCGAGTTCATCTGCGATCTTGTCGACGCCGAGGGCGGCAACCCCTCCATGTCCTCCAGGGAGTTCTTGCGCCGCTTTGGGGAGTTCTTGAATGGGCGCGGGATAGATTGCATCGTTTCGGCCGCGTATAGGCATGGGGTGGATATATTCTGCCCCGCGATCGTGGACAGCCCCTATGGCGATGCCATATTGATGGCCTATGGGCGGGGGAGGAGGATAAGCATCGATAACGCCGCCGATTACATAGAGTTCATGAGCATGGCCGAAAGGGTGAGGGAGACGGGGGTCATATACATAGGCGGGGGCGTGCCCAAGGACTTCATCCAGCTCTTCGCGGTCACCCCCGACCTCATGTACGATCGATTGGAGATCCCGGGCCGAAAGGGGTTGAAAAGGAGGGGAGTCAAGGAGACCTTTTATCCCCATAAATACGCCGTACAGATAACGACCGATTCGCCTCAGTGGGGAGGGCTCAGCGGCGCAACGCTGGAGGAGGGCATAAGCTGGGGGAAGGAGTTGATCGGAGGAAAGATGGTCACCGTGTACTGCGACGCCACCATAGCGCTGCCCATAATAGCCCACGCCATAGCGGAGAGGCTCGGATCCCGATGA
- a CDS encoding MG2 domain-containing protein: MRREFASVLMLLLLVGSVGPAIAIGGNPAKPLGGDDKKGRAKAEEDFLLDLTPSSRIVPLGRLSIVKYAISVKAMGHFRERVELSLKGVPPGATGIIDKSYGVPPFATTLTVIVTPSVAGGVYTLTVIGKSGDIAHSAEAALVVGRGGNATSTVTTATTTTAVTTTATGAPTGVLMVSVGTDKQSYAQGEAVEIRGFVKDSFGNLVEGVRISIQVDGPSGGAVQTDLASTDSIGSFRSGFTLPKDAQSGTYTVYVTASKEGYMDGRGQASFSVGESQTPAVTIAALYLSDMGNATKSTFSPGETLIVWVVVRNAGAPLERGTIWAEVDDPGSVPLMVQFQIAAIGRGAEVRAGFSLTLSAEAYPGAYRVKAFVSDKMISEGGKFLASQVASFAVAPPEAVTTSETTSATGTTTTTSSTTSTTTGTIETVTTTTTTTTTTSTTSGEATTTSTSTTTSEAATQSG; encoded by the coding sequence ATGAGGCGAGAGTTCGCATCGGTTCTGATGCTATTGTTATTGGTCGGAAGCGTGGGGCCCGCGATTGCCATCGGGGGCAATCCGGCGAAGCCTCTTGGGGGCGATGACAAGAAGGGCCGCGCGAAGGCTGAGGAGGATTTCCTCCTAGATCTCACGCCCTCCTCGAGGATCGTTCCCCTTGGAAGGCTCTCCATAGTCAAGTACGCGATCTCCGTGAAAGCGATGGGCCACTTCAGGGAGAGGGTTGAGCTCAGCCTCAAAGGGGTGCCGCCCGGCGCCACGGGGATCATTGATAAATCATATGGCGTACCGCCCTTTGCCACGACCCTGACGGTGATAGTAACGCCCAGCGTTGCGGGGGGAGTCTATACCCTAACGGTCATTGGGAAAAGCGGGGATATAGCCCATTCCGCTGAGGCGGCCTTGGTAGTTGGCAGGGGAGGGAACGCCACCTCCACCGTTACTACGGCCACAACCACAACGGCCGTTACGACGACTGCAACTGGAGCCCCAACTGGAGTTTTGATGGTATCCGTGGGGACTGACAAGCAAAGCTACGCGCAAGGGGAGGCCGTTGAAATAAGGGGATTCGTCAAGGATTCATTCGGGAACTTGGTCGAAGGTGTAAGGATTTCGATACAAGTGGATGGCCCCTCTGGGGGAGCTGTGCAAACAGATTTGGCTTCCACGGATTCCATCGGCTCCTTCCGCAGCGGATTCACCTTGCCGAAGGATGCCCAATCCGGAACCTATACGGTCTACGTAACGGCCAGCAAGGAGGGTTACATGGATGGCCGTGGGCAGGCATCCTTCAGCGTCGGGGAGAGCCAAACCCCGGCCGTGACTATAGCGGCTCTCTACCTGAGCGATATGGGGAACGCCACCAAGTCCACCTTCTCGCCGGGCGAAACCCTCATAGTGTGGGTGGTCGTCAGGAACGCGGGCGCCCCGCTGGAGAGGGGCACGATTTGGGCGGAGGTCGATGACCCGGGCAGCGTCCCATTGATGGTTCAGTTCCAAATAGCGGCCATTGGGCGGGGGGCAGAGGTCAGGGCTGGGTTCAGCTTGACCCTCTCGGCCGAAGCCTACCCCGGAGCCTATAGGGTAAAGGCATTCGTCTCCGATAAGATGATATCAGAGGGGGGAAAGTTCTTGGCCAGCCAAGTGGCGTCCTTCGCAGTTGCTCCCCCGGAGGCCGTTACCACGAGCGAAACAACGAGCGCCACCGGCACGACTACGACGACCTCCTCCACGACCAGTACCACGACGGGTACAATCGAAACTGTAACGACCACAACTACAACGACAACTACCACTAGCACAACGAGCGGGGAAGCAACAACCACCTCGACCTCCACGACCACATCGGAGGCCGCGACCCAGTCAGGGTAG
- a CDS encoding (Fe-S)-binding protein — MTTGALEDSLKGYFGDLEKCVRCGFCRELCPVGDLYPWEANFPRGKVQLLKALAKGNLGVSDYVIDRMYFCTTCGYCSKRCPSGVRTNEAFEAARAAFVALGLRTPGEHLRIVGSVLKLGNPFGEAEEDRERWIPPWLKAGGRAEVLYWAGCMASYRLEETAVSTAKILNAAGLDFITLGRAEGDCGSILIRTGHWREAERLARENARKFEGLGVEALVTSCPGCFRTFANDYPRLFGIDLERDLGLEILHSSQLFERLLKEGRISASGIGMKVAYHDPCHLGRHMGVYDPPRNALRGAGAEIIEHSKSRWLASCCGAGGGFRSAHGELSIRQATRRAKQLSDLAVDAIVTACPFCVVNLRRGIEKLGRDMPVYDLPTFLEGAMDGG; from the coding sequence TTGACAACGGGCGCCTTGGAGGATTCCTTGAAGGGCTATTTTGGGGATTTGGAGAAATGCGTCAGGTGCGGGTTCTGCAGGGAGCTCTGTCCCGTGGGCGACCTCTATCCATGGGAGGCGAACTTCCCAAGGGGCAAGGTACAGTTGCTGAAGGCCTTGGCGAAAGGGAACCTCGGAGTTTCCGATTACGTAATAGACCGGATGTATTTCTGCACGACATGCGGCTATTGCTCGAAGAGGTGCCCATCCGGCGTTAGGACGAACGAGGCCTTCGAGGCGGCTAGGGCAGCTTTCGTGGCGCTCGGCCTCAGGACTCCGGGGGAACACCTAAGGATAGTTGGGAGCGTATTGAAGCTCGGCAACCCCTTCGGGGAGGCGGAGGAGGATAGGGAGCGCTGGATACCCCCTTGGCTGAAGGCCGGGGGAAGGGCCGAAGTGCTCTACTGGGCCGGTTGCATGGCGTCGTATAGGCTCGAGGAAACGGCCGTTTCAACGGCGAAGATCCTGAACGCAGCTGGGTTGGATTTCATAACGCTTGGCAGGGCGGAGGGGGATTGCGGATCGATCCTGATAAGGACGGGCCATTGGCGGGAGGCCGAGAGGTTAGCGAGGGAGAACGCGAGGAAGTTCGAGGGGCTTGGCGTAGAGGCGCTCGTGACCTCCTGCCCCGGCTGCTTCAGGACTTTCGCCAATGATTACCCAAGGCTCTTCGGGATAGACTTGGAACGAGATTTGGGCTTGGAGATACTCCACTCCTCCCAGCTCTTCGAGAGGCTGTTGAAGGAGGGTAGGATAAGCGCATCGGGCATTGGTATGAAGGTGGCCTACCATGACCCATGCCATCTGGGGAGGCATATGGGGGTGTACGATCCCCCGAGGAACGCACTCCGGGGCGCCGGGGCGGAGATAATCGAGCATTCGAAATCGCGTTGGCTCGCCTCCTGCTGCGGCGCCGGCGGCGGCTTCAGATCCGCCCATGGGGAGCTCTCGATAAGGCAGGCTACTAGGAGGGCAAAGCAGCTATCCGATTTGGCCGTCGATGCGATCGTCACAGCATGTCCCTTCTGCGTTGTGAACCTGAGGAGGGGGATTGAGAAGCTCGGGAGGGATATGCCCGTTTACGACCTCCCGACGTTCCTCGAGGGAGCCATGGATGGGGGATGA
- a CDS encoding FAD-linked oxidase C-terminal domain-containing protein — protein sequence MSEGLIAELEAIVGPDNISTRAEDLLCGSYEATPLMEYRPDLILAPRTAEQVSEILLLANRHRIPVTPRGAGTSLAGNSLAVAGGICLDMSSMKAILEFDGANQTIAVEPGVVCDTLNDYLADRGFFFPPDPASSSAATIGGMVSNNSGGNRALKYGVTRDHVLWLEAVLPTGEVIRTGSRTLKSVSGYDLTRLLVGSEGTLAVITKVGLRVMPLPEARAVSLYIFDDVEGAVGAAVEIKSSGILPSMLEFMDETSTKASFEYAKMDYPEGCAVIVECDGWREAVEREAESIHRIALRRRPKFFERASSPEEGERLISARKAALPALSRAAPTIFMEDFTVPVTKIPEAYARIARIPEELDAPISISTFGHIGEGNLHPNFLFDGNDPEQRRAFLKALDLLYREVVIPLGGSITGEHGVGFSRGDYIELEHGAKSVGLMREIKRIFDPNMILNPYKAKGGPWPPPMGIGGLH from the coding sequence TTGAGCGAGGGGTTGATCGCCGAGCTGGAGGCCATAGTGGGGCCGGATAATATATCCACGAGGGCCGAGGATCTCCTCTGCGGATCCTACGAGGCGACCCCGTTAATGGAGTATAGGCCGGACTTGATCTTGGCGCCGAGGACCGCGGAGCAGGTTTCTGAGATCCTCCTCTTGGCGAATCGCCATCGCATACCCGTTACGCCGAGGGGGGCCGGCACCAGCTTGGCCGGTAACTCCTTGGCGGTAGCGGGCGGCATATGCCTCGATATGAGCTCCATGAAGGCCATACTGGAGTTCGATGGGGCGAACCAGACGATCGCCGTGGAGCCTGGCGTTGTATGCGATACCTTGAACGATTACTTAGCGGATCGCGGGTTCTTCTTCCCCCCGGATCCGGCCAGCAGCTCGGCCGCCACGATAGGCGGAATGGTTTCTAACAACAGCGGCGGGAACAGGGCCCTGAAGTATGGCGTTACTAGGGATCACGTCCTATGGCTGGAGGCGGTCCTGCCGACCGGGGAGGTCATAAGGACGGGCTCGAGGACCTTAAAATCGGTTTCGGGCTACGACCTTACTAGGCTCCTCGTGGGCTCCGAAGGGACACTGGCCGTCATCACAAAGGTCGGGCTAAGGGTGATGCCCCTTCCCGAGGCCCGCGCGGTATCCCTGTATATATTCGACGATGTCGAAGGGGCCGTAGGGGCTGCAGTTGAGATAAAGTCCTCGGGAATCCTGCCGAGTATGTTGGAGTTTATGGATGAGACCTCAACGAAGGCCTCCTTCGAATACGCCAAGATGGATTACCCAGAGGGATGCGCGGTCATAGTGGAATGCGATGGATGGAGGGAGGCGGTGGAGAGGGAGGCGGAATCGATCCATAGGATAGCCCTGAGGAGGAGGCCCAAGTTCTTCGAAAGGGCCTCTTCCCCAGAGGAGGGGGAGCGCCTCATCTCCGCTAGGAAGGCCGCCCTCCCCGCCCTCTCAAGGGCCGCGCCCACGATATTCATGGAAGATTTCACCGTCCCCGTGACGAAGATACCGGAGGCCTACGCGAGGATAGCCAGAATACCGGAGGAGCTGGATGCGCCGATTAGTATAAGCACCTTCGGCCACATAGGGGAGGGGAACCTCCATCCGAACTTCCTCTTCGATGGGAACGATCCGGAGCAGAGGAGGGCCTTCTTGAAGGCCCTCGACCTCTTGTATAGGGAGGTCGTCATTCCATTGGGCGGGAGCATCACCGGGGAGCATGGGGTCGGGTTCTCAAGGGGCGATTACATTGAGCTTGAGCATGGAGCGAAGTCGGTGGGCCTGATGCGCGAGATCAAGAGAATATTTGACCCGAATATGATCCTGAATCCATATAAGGCGAAGGGCGGACCTTGGCCACCGCCCATGGGGATCGGGGGATTGCATTGA
- a CDS encoding uracil-DNA glycosylase — protein sequence MEESAGPDPRLGLKRLAEAIRCCRKCPLHRTRNRAVPGEGPHDAAIFFIGEGPGRAEDREGRPFVGRAGKILDGLLSGIGLERARVFIGNVVKCRPLDVRGRDRRPKKEEIEACSPYLDKQLELIRPRIICALGDTATRYALKRHGLAEYTKYRIGELHGRVLKVGYSFLLPMYHPSAALYKARLMASMREDFERLRALISDFGIA from the coding sequence ATGGAGGAATCCGCTGGGCCGGATCCCCGGCTGGGGTTGAAGAGGCTGGCCGAGGCGATACGCTGTTGTAGGAAATGCCCCTTGCACAGGACTAGGAACAGGGCCGTGCCCGGCGAAGGCCCTCATGACGCCGCTATATTCTTCATAGGGGAAGGTCCTGGGAGGGCCGAGGACCGTGAGGGCAGGCCCTTCGTCGGAAGGGCCGGCAAGATCCTCGACGGACTTTTATCCGGGATAGGACTCGAGCGGGCTCGGGTATTCATAGGGAACGTGGTAAAATGCCGGCCCCTCGATGTGCGGGGCAGGGATAGGAGGCCTAAGAAGGAGGAGATCGAGGCCTGCTCGCCCTATTTGGATAAGCAGCTGGAGCTCATAAGGCCGAGGATAATATGCGCCTTGGGCGATACGGCCACTAGGTACGCCCTCAAGAGGCATGGGCTAGCCGAATATACCAAATATAGAATCGGCGAGCTCCACGGCCGAGTGCTCAAGGTCGGCTACTCCTTCCTATTGCCCATGTACCATCCCTCGGCCGCTCTCTACAAGGCGCGGCTGATGGCCTCGATGCGGGAGGACTTCGAGAGGCTTAGGGCCCTCATCTCGGATTTTGGGATCGCTTAA
- a CDS encoding DNA polymerase ligase N-terminal domain-containing protein: MGLEEYRRKRDFRRTPEPSGEGSPGRGPGRVYVIQKHYASHLHYDLRLEREGVLKSWAIPKEPPDRPGVRRLAVQTEDHPIEYANFEGIIPEGMYGAGRVEIWDRGTYDPIEEGEGKWVFRINGERLRGEYCLIKFRPEAGGKNWLFFKKKG; this comes from the coding sequence ATGGGCTTGGAGGAGTATAGGAGGAAGAGGGACTTCCGAAGGACCCCGGAGCCCAGCGGAGAGGGAAGCCCGGGACGGGGCCCGGGCCGGGTCTACGTCATACAAAAACATTACGCATCGCACCTCCACTACGACCTAAGGCTGGAGAGGGAAGGGGTCCTCAAGAGCTGGGCCATACCGAAGGAGCCCCCTGATAGGCCCGGGGTGAGGAGGCTCGCCGTGCAAACGGAGGATCACCCGATCGAATACGCGAATTTCGAGGGGATCATACCCGAGGGGATGTACGGCGCCGGGAGGGTGGAGATATGGGACAGAGGGACCTACGATCCGATCGAGGAGGGCGAGGGCAAATGGGTATTCCGCATAAACGGCGAGAGACTGAGGGGCGAATACTGCCTCATCAAGTTCAGGCCGGAGGCGGGCGGCAAGAATTGGTTGTTCTTTAAGAAGAAGGGCTGA
- the nth gene encoding endonuclease III, whose amino-acid sequence MAISERRERAKEIISLLEREYPNARIALNYSNPLELLVATMLSAQCTDERVNKVTKELFKKYRTAEDYANADLSELEAMIRPTGFYRAKARNLKRAARILVERFGSKVPKEMDALLELPGVARKTANIVLANAYGVVEGIAVDTHVRRLSRRLGLTKEEDQDAIERDLMAILPKEYWSRITYLLMEHGRKVCRARKPACDACAVSKLCPSAFKVK is encoded by the coding sequence TTGGCCATATCGGAGAGGAGGGAGAGGGCGAAGGAGATCATATCTCTCTTGGAGAGGGAGTATCCGAACGCGAGGATAGCGCTGAATTATAGCAATCCGCTCGAGCTATTGGTCGCAACGATGCTTTCGGCCCAATGCACCGATGAAAGGGTGAACAAGGTCACGAAGGAGCTCTTCAAGAAGTATAGAACGGCGGAGGATTATGCAAACGCCGACCTCTCGGAATTGGAGGCGATGATAAGGCCGACCGGGTTCTATAGGGCCAAGGCTAGGAACTTGAAAAGGGCCGCGAGGATCCTCGTGGAGAGGTTCGGCTCGAAGGTCCCGAAGGAGATGGATGCGTTGCTCGAATTGCCGGGCGTGGCGAGGAAGACCGCGAACATAGTTTTGGCAAACGCCTATGGGGTCGTGGAGGGGATCGCCGTGGATACCCACGTAAGGAGGCTATCGAGGAGGCTGGGGTTGACGAAGGAGGAGGATCAGGATGCGATTGAGAGGGATTTGATGGCGATACTTCCCAAGGAATACTGGAGCAGGATAACCTATCTCCTGATGGAGCATGGGAGGAAGGTTTGCAGGGCGAGGAAGCCCGCTTGCGATGCTTGCGCGGTGAGCAAGCTTTGCCCCTCGGCCTTTAAAGTCAAATGA
- a CDS encoding sialidase family protein: MKRTLLAPALLLLLLPSLPIGLRIASAQTWPGIWPAPMDLTAEGDQFDPKAAVGTNGTLYIAWWGSGQAQGIFYLERAPDGAWRPKEALAQGGGQYAPDLALGPDGSVHIAWFGDAGGGATQIRYAWRPPGGPWRGPEQITKGPYSQRYPRLAIGPDGSIHAVWIGTSASSPLKEQVFYSKWRPGGGIGEPLPLTAEEFEQGRADVAVAPDGSVHVVWSGRSASSPVDEQIRYRRMAPDGKWSEVLELTSGAGSKRDPQVLADSEGRIHVVWSGGGIWYASGRGGTFGAVEQVTDEPGASLPTLAVSGSGRVHVAWMAPGSLKGRARDPRGGWGPLEAISQGEGPQWSPCLAISPWGTLHLVWHGASRASKEYRIRYSFSAMGDFELRAEPSSLRIEAGSGGEIKVTVVALRGFPAPIHLKIQGGPTGLSIKHEAILKPNATSSIAIFAPEATKQWAGNLSIMGFSEGLTRTASVMLEIGPKGGWQLPIAIPPFPWSWVVLAILFGVAIFAYMRARGRKRRTRLYYRRI, encoded by the coding sequence ATGAAGCGAACCCTCCTCGCCCCGGCCTTGTTGCTTCTGCTGTTGCCATCCCTTCCCATTGGATTGAGAATCGCCTCAGCCCAAACTTGGCCCGGGATCTGGCCCGCCCCAATGGATCTGACGGCCGAGGGCGATCAATTCGACCCAAAGGCGGCCGTGGGCACCAACGGAACGCTTTACATCGCTTGGTGGGGATCGGGCCAAGCGCAAGGGATATTCTATCTGGAAAGGGCGCCGGATGGCGCATGGAGGCCTAAAGAAGCCTTGGCCCAAGGCGGAGGCCAATACGCGCCCGATTTGGCCTTGGGGCCCGATGGATCGGTCCACATAGCTTGGTTCGGCGACGCTGGCGGCGGGGCGACGCAGATCCGTTACGCTTGGCGGCCCCCCGGGGGCCCTTGGAGGGGGCCAGAGCAGATAACGAAGGGCCCCTATAGCCAGCGATATCCGAGGCTGGCCATTGGGCCGGATGGATCCATCCACGCCGTTTGGATTGGGACATCGGCCTCCAGCCCCCTAAAGGAGCAGGTTTTCTATTCCAAATGGAGGCCGGGTGGGGGGATTGGGGAGCCCCTGCCCCTTACCGCCGAGGAGTTCGAACAGGGGAGGGCAGATGTGGCAGTGGCCCCGGACGGATCGGTCCACGTGGTTTGGAGCGGCCGATCCGCATCGAGCCCCGTGGATGAGCAGATCAGGTATAGGCGAATGGCCCCGGATGGCAAATGGTCCGAAGTCTTAGAGCTGACTAGTGGGGCGGGGTCGAAAAGGGATCCCCAGGTCCTCGCCGATTCAGAGGGGCGCATCCATGTGGTTTGGAGCGGTGGAGGTATATGGTACGCCAGCGGCAGGGGAGGCACATTTGGGGCTGTGGAGCAGGTCACAGATGAGCCCGGCGCCAGCCTTCCAACCTTGGCCGTTTCAGGCTCCGGAAGGGTTCACGTCGCTTGGATGGCCCCGGGCTCGTTGAAGGGAAGGGCTAGGGATCCAAGAGGGGGATGGGGCCCCTTGGAGGCGATCTCGCAGGGCGAGGGACCCCAATGGTCCCCGTGCTTGGCCATAAGCCCTTGGGGGACATTGCATCTCGTATGGCATGGCGCCTCAAGGGCCTCCAAGGAGTATAGGATCCGGTATTCCTTCTCAGCGATGGGGGATTTCGAGCTCCGAGCGGAGCCCAGCTCATTGAGGATCGAGGCCGGCAGCGGGGGGGAGATCAAAGTCACGGTGGTGGCCCTGAGGGGCTTCCCGGCCCCCATTCATTTGAAGATCCAAGGGGGTCCGACGGGCCTCTCCATTAAGCACGAGGCGATCCTGAAACCCAACGCCACTTCCTCGATCGCGATATTCGCCCCCGAGGCGACCAAACAATGGGCTGGAAACCTCTCCATAATGGGCTTCTCGGAAGGCCTCACTAGGACGGCCTCCGTGATGTTGGAAATAGGGCCCAAAGGTGGATGGCAACTCCCGATTGCGATTCCCCCCTTCCCTTGGTCATGGGTAGTGTTGGCAATCCTTTTTGGGGTGGCCATATTCGCTTATATGAGGGCGCGGGGAAGGAAGCGAAGGACTAGGCTATACTATAGGAGGATCTGA